The following coding sequences are from one Gossypium hirsutum isolate 1008001.06 chromosome A12, Gossypium_hirsutum_v2.1, whole genome shotgun sequence window:
- the LOC107928671 gene encoding stemmadenine O-acetyltransferase, with translation MFDTGNMYWGMTSTSSGWQSTSDWRRYETSRKRNDVLPTTSIGEGTSFVADDSGSDDESDVDPRQEFGLDGAEVELFSELEPIPTITKDVEGDNMLLKVQVISEEIVKPSSPTADRLRRYQLSFLDQLNASFYNALVYFYPKICDTEANKITVSNRLKHSISNALTYFYPLAGRITDDQLFVDCNDEGIPFLEVGVKCQLSDVLNNPIPKELNKLLPFDFHGAKKVPLGIQFNVFDCGGIAVGVCISHKIGDALSFFSFVNMWAAIARGETNLIAPEFKSASLFPPRDLWGYTPGASLIKKGQTITKRFVFCATKVEEIRRKYAENTNQTRPTRVEALSAFIWERFLTAFGARSRPDTLCAIVHLVNLRARIEPPMPGSLFGNLSGLAMTIPSMDSNIVTQIRDSIKTVNKEYVMKLNNGYTHQEYLRDMATSYGKGEMVTLTFTSLCRFPMYEADFGWGKPIWAGSADRQIKNVTTLTDAINGDGIEAWVTLNEEEMAKFDCDEELLAYVNNPKSL, from the exons atgtttgataCTGGAAATATGTactggggaatgacatcaacttctagtggttggcaatccacatcGGATTGGAGACGTTATGAAACATCTAGAAAAAGGAATGATGTACTTCCTACGACATCCATCGGCGAGGGGACCTCATTCGTTGCAGATGATAGTGGGTCGGAtgatgagtccgatgtggatccacgtCAAGAGTTTGGCctcgatggtgcagaagttgaaTTATTTTCTGAACTGGAGCCTATTCCAACCATAACTAAAGATGTTGAAGG GGACAACATGCTGCTTAAGGTCCAAGTGATTTCCGAAGAGATTGTAAAGCCATCATCTCCGACTGCCGATAGACTGCGTCGATACCAACTATCGTTCCTAGATCAATTAAATGCCTCGTTCTATAATGCTTTGGTCTATTTCTACCCAAAAATATGCGATACTGAAGCCAACAAAATCACAGTTTCCAATCGGCTGAAACACTCCATTTCCAATGCCCTTACCTATTTTTACCCACTGGCTGGTCGGATAACGGATGACCAGTTGTTTGTTGATTGCAACGATGAGGGGATACCCTTTTTGGAAGTTGGAGTGAAGTGCCAACTTTCAGATGTTTTAAACAATCCAATTCCCAAAGAACTCAACAAGTTGCTTCCTTTTGATTTCCATGGTGCTAAAAAAGTTCCCCTTGGAATCCAATTCAACGTTTTCGACTGTGGGGGGATAGCGGTTGGTGTTTGTATTTCCCACAAAATTGGAGACGCCCTTTCATTTTTCTCGTTTGTGAATATGTGGGCAGCCATTGCTCGTGGAGAGACGAATTTGATTGCCCCCGAATTCAAATCAGCCTCGCTTTTCCCACCACGAGACCTTTGGGGATACACGCCAGGAGctagtttaataaaaaaaggaCAAACAATAACCAAGAGATTCGTGTTTTGTGCCACCAAAGTGGAGGAAATTAGAAGAAAATATGCTGAGAATACTAACCAAACACGCCCGACTCGTGTTGAGGCCTTATCAGCTTTCATATGGGAGCGTTTCCTTACTGCCTTTGGTGCAAGATCAAGACCAGATACGCTTTGCGCAATTGTTCACTTGGTAAATTTACGTGCGAGAATTGAGCCTCCAATGCCGGGTTCTTTATTTGGAAACCTTTCTGGCTTAGCAATGACTATCCCATCCATGGACAGTAACATCGTTACCCAAATAAGAGACTCCATAAAAACAGTGAACAAGGAGTACGTGATGAAACTAAATAATGGATATACTCACCAGGAATATCTTAGGGATATGGCAACAAGTTATGGCAAAGGCGAGATGGTTACCTTAACGTTCACAAGTTTATGCAGGTTTCCTATGTACGAAGCTGATTTTGGTTGGGGGAAACCCATATGGGCTGGCTCTGCAGATCGACAAATAAAGAATGTAACTACTTTAACGGACGCCATAAATGGTGATGGAATAGAGGCTTGGGTTACCTTAAATGAAGAAGAAATGGCGAAATTTGATTGTGATGAGGAATTGCTTGCATATGTTAATAACCCAAAAAGCTTGTAA
- the LOC107928672 gene encoding uncharacterized protein → MGDFNAILSFADKQSPCTKGKRCSLFGGFVDSCELQDLVFSSLAFTWQRGGTFVRLDRALENDAWMTSFPQALVSHLPHVKSDHQPILLSTRPDLNMDKDKWTFASNIADSLNKFTTYVKDWNKDVYGFLGSHKRQLMRELNNIEKALERTDSSFLARKEMEVRDELKNVLNHEDLL, encoded by the exons ATGGGTGACTTTAACGCTATTTTATCTTTTGCGGATAAGCAAAGCCCTTGTACTAAAGGTAAGAGATGTAGTTTATTTGGGGGTTTTGTTGACTCTTGTGAATTACAAGACCTGGTCTTTAGCAGCCTGGCTTTCACTTGGCAGAGAGGTGGAACTTTCGTCAGGCTTGATCGAGCTCTTGAGAATGATGCTTGGATGACTTCTTTTCCACAGGCTCTAGTATCACATTTACCACATGTTAAATCTGATCATCAGCCTATCCTTTTGTCTACAAGACCGGACTTGAATATGGATAAAG ATAAGTGGACCTTCGCAAGCAATATAGCTGATTCTTTGAATAAGTTTACTACTTATGTCAAAGATTGGAATAAGGATGTCTATGGTTTTCTGGGCTCCCATAAACGTCAACTTATGAGAGAGCTCAACAACATTGAAAAGGCCTTAGAACGAACTGATTCAAGTTTCTTAGCTAGAAAGGAGATGGAAGTCCGAGATGAATTGAAAAATGTCCTCAATCATGAAGATTTACTTTAG